One window from the genome of Eucalyptus grandis isolate ANBG69807.140 chromosome 7, ASM1654582v1, whole genome shotgun sequence encodes:
- the LOC104455372 gene encoding cyclin-dependent kinase inhibitor 7 isoform X2 has translation MEEPRSTRHLKRAEVAGASTAPTAPTAPKRRRIACVGEAPLELRSEEHEVAPPLLLPYPDSPEKVSAPSEAGDFVSSSSSSSGPSEPPRSSGRSDEDSVDVVKEKKFDMVGDDRQQQAKSFETEASTCNRDFSRETTPSERRPSAAETPSRGELESFFSAAEECERQRFAEKYNYDVAMDAPLDGRYEWIRLKP, from the exons aTGGAAGAGCCCCGCTCGACGCGACACCTCAAGAGAGCCGAGGTCGCCGGAGCTTCGACGGCTCCGACGGCTCCGACGGCGCCGAAGCGACGGAGGATAGCCTGCGTCGGAGAAGCGCCGTTGGAACTGCGGTCGGAGGAGCACGAGGTCGCACCGCCGCTTCTGCTCCCGTATCCGGACTCGCCGGAGAAGGTCAGCGCCCCGTCGGAGGCCGGAGACTTCGtgtcgagctcgagctcgagctccggTCCATCAGAGCCGCCTCGTTCCTCGGGGAGGAGTGACGAGGACTCCGTGGACGTCGTGAAGGAAAAGAAGTTCGACATGGTCGGCGACGATCGACAGCAACAG GCGAAGAGTTTCGAAACCGAAGCATCGACATGCAACCGCGATTTCAG CAGAGAAACCACTCCGAGCGAGCGGAGGCCTTCCGCGGCGGAGACGCCGTCGCGAGGGGAGCTGGAATCGTTCTTCTCGGCGGCGGAGGAGTGCGAGCGGCAGCGGTTCGCGGAGAA GTACAACTACGACGTCGCCATGGACGCCCCCCTCGATGGCCGCTACGAGTGGATCCGCTTGAAGCCGTga
- the LOC104455372 gene encoding cyclin-dependent kinase inhibitor 7 isoform X1: MEEPRSTRHLKRAEVAGASTAPTAPTAPKRRRIACVGEAPLELRSEEHEVAPPLLLPYPDSPEKVSAPSEAGDFVSSSSSSSGPSEPPRSSGRSDEDSVDVVKEKKFDMVGDDRQQQSQAKSFETEASTCNRDFSRETTPSERRPSAAETPSRGELESFFSAAEECERQRFAEKYNYDVAMDAPLDGRYEWIRLKP; this comes from the exons aTGGAAGAGCCCCGCTCGACGCGACACCTCAAGAGAGCCGAGGTCGCCGGAGCTTCGACGGCTCCGACGGCTCCGACGGCGCCGAAGCGACGGAGGATAGCCTGCGTCGGAGAAGCGCCGTTGGAACTGCGGTCGGAGGAGCACGAGGTCGCACCGCCGCTTCTGCTCCCGTATCCGGACTCGCCGGAGAAGGTCAGCGCCCCGTCGGAGGCCGGAGACTTCGtgtcgagctcgagctcgagctccggTCCATCAGAGCCGCCTCGTTCCTCGGGGAGGAGTGACGAGGACTCCGTGGACGTCGTGAAGGAAAAGAAGTTCGACATGGTCGGCGACGATCGACAGCAACAG TCGCAGGCGAAGAGTTTCGAAACCGAAGCATCGACATGCAACCGCGATTTCAG CAGAGAAACCACTCCGAGCGAGCGGAGGCCTTCCGCGGCGGAGACGCCGTCGCGAGGGGAGCTGGAATCGTTCTTCTCGGCGGCGGAGGAGTGCGAGCGGCAGCGGTTCGCGGAGAA GTACAACTACGACGTCGCCATGGACGCCCCCCTCGATGGCCGCTACGAGTGGATCCGCTTGAAGCCGTga
- the LOC104453208 gene encoding LOW QUALITY PROTEIN: presequence protease 2, chloroplastic/mitochondrial (The sequence of the model RefSeq protein was modified relative to this genomic sequence to represent the inferred CDS: deleted 1 base in 1 codon) produces MERAALLRSLSCSSLACTTRLFFSRSSSSSHPRRLLRPCGGRPANGASRRPLHLRRSRLLPPVVSSSSSSSSSLRFGRNFSSSLAPRAIATPPTQPSPEVFGVQDGVAEKYGFEKVSEEFIKECKSRATLFRHKKTGAEVMSVSNDDENKVFGIVFRTPPNNSTGIPHILEHSVLCGSRKYPLKEPFVELLKGSLNTFLNAFTYPDRTCYPVASTNTKDFYNLVDVYLDAVFFPKCIDDIQTFQQEGWHYELNNPSEEISYKGVVFNEMKGVYSQPDSILGRASQQALFPDNTYGVDSGGDPQDIPKLTFEEFKEFHRKYYHPSNARIWFYGNDDPNERLRILSEYLDTFDASPAANESKVQTQKLFSKPVRIVEKYPAGEGGELKKKHMVCLNWLLSDKPLDLETELTLGFLDHLMLGFPASPLRKILLESGLGDAIVGGGIEDELLQPQFSIGLKGVSEDDIPKVEELIMSTLKKLAEEGFDTDAVEASMNTIEFSLRENNTGSFPRGLSLMLRSMGKWIYDMDPFEPLKYEEPLMALKARIAKEGSKAVFSPLIEKFILNNPHLVTVEMQPDPEKDSRDEAAEKEVLDKVRRSMTEEDLAELARATQELRLKQETPDPPEALRTVPSLSLHDIPKEPIRVPTEVGDINGVKVLRHDLFTNDVLYTEVVFNMSSLKQELLQLVPLFCQSLLEMGTKDLSFVQLNQLIGRKTGGISVYPFTSSVRGKEDPCSHIIVRGKAMAGRTEDLFNLVNCILQEVQFTDQQRFKQFVSQSKARMENRLRGSGHGIAAARMDAKLNVAGWISEQMGGVSYLEFLRDLEERVDQNWDGISSSLEEIRKSLLSRDGCLINMTADGRNMENSEKFVSKFLDMLPSNSNVGANTWRACLSRENEAIVIPTQVNYVGKAANVYETGYQLDGSAYVISKYISNTWLWDRVRVSGGAYGGFCDFDTHSGVFSFLSYRDPNLLKTLDIYDATGAFLRELEMDDDALTKAIIGTIGDVDSYQLPDAKGYSSLLRYLLGITEEERQRRREEILSTSLKDFRNFADVIESVKGKGVVASVASPDDVEAANKERPNFFQVKNVL; encoded by the exons ATGGAGCGAGCGGCTCTCCTCCGCTCCCTCTCCTGCTCCTCCCTCGCCTGCACCACCCGACTCTTCTTCtcccgctcctcctcctcctctcacccccgccgcctcctccgccctTGCGGCGGCCGACCGGCCAACGGCGCCTCCCGGCGTCCCCTGCACCTCCGCCGCTCCAGGCTGCTCCCGCCGGTCgtc tcctcttcttcttcttcttcttcctcgctcagGTTCGGCCGGAACTTCTCTTCGTCGCTCGCTCCTCGCGCCATCGCGACTCCTCCGACTCAGCCTTCTCCAG AGGTTTTTGGTGTTCAGGATGGGGTTGCCGAGAAGTACGGGTTCGAAAAGGTGTCGGAGGAATTCATTAAGGAGTGTAAATCCAGAGCGACTCTCTTCAGACATAAGAAGACTGGTGCCGAAGTGATGTCCGTGTCGAACGACGACGAGAACAAAGTCTTCGGGATCGTTTTCCGGACTCCGCC AAACAATTCCACTGGTATTCCACATATTCTTGAACACAGTGTCCTATGTGGGTCCCGGAAGTATCCTTTGAAGGAGCCATTTGTTGAGTTGCTGAAAGGCAGCTTAAACACTTTCCTGAATGCATTTACATATCCTGATAGGACCTGCTACCCCGTTGCTTCTACTAATACGAAG GATTTCTATAACTTGGTTGATGTGTACTTAGATGCTGTCTTCTTCCCTAAATGCATAGACGACATTCAAACGTTTCAACAGGAGGGCTGGCATTATGAACTCAACAATCCTTCAGAAGAAATTTCTTATAAAG GTGTCGTCTTCAATGAGATGAAAGGTGTCTATTCCCAGCCTGATAGTATTTTGGGTCGAGCTTCACAGCAG GCTCTTTTTCCAGACAATACCTATGGTGTTGACAGCGGAGGTGATCCACAAGATATTCCTAAACTGACATTTGAGGAATTCAAG GAGTTCCATCGCAAGTATTACCATCCCAGCAACGCTAGGATATGGTTTTATGGTAATGATGATCCAAATGAGCGTCTACGCATCCTTAGTG AGTACCTCGACACGTTTGATGCAAGTCCTGCTGCAAATGAATCGAAAGTGcaaacccaaaaattattttccaagcCAGTTAGGATTGTTGAAAAATACCCTGCTGGCGAAGGTGGtgagttgaagaagaagcaCATGGTATGCCTTAATTGGTTGCTCTCAGATAAACCCTTAGACTTGGAGACTGAACTTACACttggatttttggatcatctcaTGCTGGGATTTCCTGCTTCTCCGCTGAGGAAAATTTTGTTAGAAAGTGGTCTGGGGGATGCTATTGTTGGAGGTGGGATTGAGGATGAGCTCCTTCAGCCTCAGTTCAGCATTGGTTTAAAGGGTGTTTCCGAAGATGACATTCCAAAGGTAGAAGAATTGATTATGAGTACTCTGAAAAAGTTAGCAGAGGAAGGTTTTGATACAGATGCTGTAGAGGCATCTATGAATACCATTGAGTTTTCTCTCAGAGAGAACAACACCGGATCATTTCCCCGTGGCTTGTCTTTGATGCTTCGGTCCATG GGCAAATGGATATACGACATGGATCCTTTTGAGCCACTAAAATATGAGGAGCCCTTGATGGCCTTGAAAGCAAGAATAGCCAAGGAAGGCTCCAAGGCTGTTTTCTCTCCGCTGATAGAGAAGTTCATCTTGAACAATCCACATCTTGTTACTGTTGAAATGCAG CCTGATCCAGAGAAAGATTCCCGTGATGAAGCTGCTGAGAAAGAAGTCCTAGATAAAGTCAGACGAAGTATGACAGAAGAAGATTTAGCAGAGTTAGCACGTGCCACACAGGAACTACGTTTGAAGCAGGAAACTCCAGATCCACCAGAAGCTTTGAGAACTGTCCCAAGCCTTTCTCTGCATGACATTCCTAAAGAGCCTATACGTGTACCTACAGAG GTTGGAGATATTAATGGTGTGAAAGTTCTGCGACACGATCTCTTCACAAATGATGTTCTTTACACTGAGGTTGTGTTCAATATGAGTTCTCTGAAGCAAGAACTTCTTCAATTGGTACCTCTTTTCTG TCAGTCGTTGCTGGAGATGGGGACAAAGGACTTGAGTTTTGTGCAACTTAATCAGTTAATTGGAAGGAAAACTGGAGGCATATCTGTTTATCCATTCACATCATCAGTTCGTGGCAAGGAGGATCCTTGTAGCCATATCATTGTCCGTGGCAAAGCCATGGCTGGACGCACCGAAGACCTTTTCAATCTG GTTAATTGCATTCTTCAAGAAGTTCAATTTACGGATCAGCAGAGGTTCAAGCAGTTTGTGTCCCAGAGCAAAGCAAGAATGGag AATCGACTGAGAGGCAGTGGCCATGGAATTGCAGCTGCTAGGATGGATGCAAAGCTGAATGTTGCTGGGTGGATTTCTGAGCAAATGGGTGGTGTCAG CTACCTGGAATTTCTACGAGATCTCGAAGAGAGAGTTGATCAGAACTGGGATGGAATTTCTTCATCTCTTGAGGAGATTCGCAAGTCATTGCTTTCCAGGGATGGTTGTTTGATAAATATGACTGCTGACGGGAGGAACATGGAAAATTCAGAGAAGTTTGTCAGCAAATTTCTTGATATGCTTCCCAGCAATTCAAATGTTGGGGCCAATACCTGGAGGGCATGCCTTTCTCGGGAAAATGAAGCTATTGTGATACCCACTCAG GTTAATTATGTTGGAAAAGCAGCTAACGTCTATGAAACGGGATATCAACTTGATGGTAGTGCCTATGTCATCTCAAAATACATCAGTAATACATGGTTGTGGGACCGTGTGCGTGTCAGTGGTGGGGCTTACGGAGGTTTCTGCGACTTTGATACTCACTCAG gagtcttctccttttTATCTTATCGTGATCCAAACTTGTTGAAAACACTTGACATTTACGATGCAACTGGAGCTTTTCTAAGAGAGCTGGAAATGGATGATGATGCTCTAACCAAAGCAATTATTGGGACCATTGGAGATGTAGACTCTTACCAGTTACCTGATGCCAAAGGTTATAGCAG CTTGTTACGGTACCTCTTGGGAATTACAGAGGAAGAGCGGCAAAGGCGGCGCGAAGAAATACTGTCCACTAg CTTGAAggatttcagaaattttgctGATGTAATTGAATCGGTCAAAGGTAAGGGAGTTGTGGCATCGGTGGCATCTCCTGATGATGTCGAAGCTGCAAATAAGGAGCGTCCGAACTTTTTTCAAGTGAAGAATGTGCTTTAA
- the LOC104455373 gene encoding inorganic phosphate transporter 1-4 produces MAKDQLEVLNVLDQAKTQLYHFTVVVIAGMGFFTDAYDLFCISLVTKLLGRIYYYVPGSSKPGSLPPNAAAAVNGVALCGTLAGQLFFGWLGDKLGRKRVYGITLMLMVGCSVASGLSFGSSPRAVMATLCFFRFWLGFGIGGDYPLSATIMAEYSNKKTRGSFIAAVFAMQGFGILAGGTVAIIVSSIFRALYPAPPFAHDHVGSTVPQADYVWRIILMFGALPAALTYYWRMKMPETPRYTALVAKNAEKTCADMSKVLQVDIPVEKQTIESQDRVETAGFGLFSKEFLRRHGLHLLGTTSTWFLLDIAYYSQNLFQKDIFSAVGWLPAAKSMSALGELYKIARAQTLIALCGTVPGYWFTVFLIDRIGRFTIQSIGFLFMSVFMFALAIPYHHWTLKENNIGFVVMYGLTFFFANFGPNSTTFVVPAEIFPARFRSTCHGISAASGKAGAIVGAFGFLYASQNQDKAKADPGFPAGIGMRNSLIVLAVINLLGLFLTLLVPESKGKSLEEMSQENCEEAENQAKNGPAIV; encoded by the exons ATGGCGAAAGATCAGCTGGAGGTCCTCAACGTGTTGGACCAGGCCAAAACTCAGCTCTACCACTTCACCGTGGTGGTGATCGCCGGGATGGGCTTCTTCACCGACGCGTACGACCTCTTCTGCATCTCCCTGGTGACCAAGCTCCTTGGCCGGATCTATTACTACGTGCCCGGATCCTCAAAGCCCGGTAGTTTGCCACCAAACGCAGCGGCTGCCGTGAACGGGGTCGCCTTGTGTGGGACCCTGGCCGGGCAGCTCTTCTTCGGGTGGCTCGGGGACAAGTTAGGCCGCAAGCGCGTCTACGGCATCACCCTTATGCTCATGGTGGGGTGTTCCGTCGCCTCTGGGCTCTCCTTCGGGAGCTCGCCACGGGCTGTCATGGCGACCCTTTGCTTCTTCAGATTCTGGCTAG GTTTCGGCATCGGAGGGGACTATCCATTGTCCGCGACGATCATGGCAGAGTACTCCAACAAGAAGACCCGGGGCAGTTTCATCGCGGCGGTGTTCGCGATGCAAGGGTTCGGGATCCTCGCAGGCGGGACAGTCGCCATCATCGTCTCCTCCATCTTCCGCGCTCTGTACCCCGCGCCGCCGTTCGCCCATGATCACGTGGGATCCACCGTTCCCCAGGCAGACTACGTGTGGAGGATAATCCTGATGTTCGGTGCCCTGCCAGCGGCCCTCACCTACTACTGGCGGATGAAGATGCCGGAGACGCCGCGCTACACTGCCCTGGTGGCGAAGAACGCCGAGAAGACCTGTGCGGACATGTCGAAGGTCTTGCAAGTCGATATCCCGGTCGAGAAGCAAACCATCGAGAGCCAAGACCGGGTTGAAACCGCCGGTTTCGGGCTCTTTTCCAAAGAGTTCCTCCGTAGGCATGGCTTGCACCTGCTGGGCACGACAAGCACCTGGTTCTTGCTGGACATTGCCTACTACAGCCAAAACCTCTTCCAGAAGGACATATTCAGCGCGGTCGGATGGCTCCCCGCGGCAAAATCCATGAGCGCCCTTGGCGAGCTCTACAAGATCGCCCGGGCCCAAACCCTAATCGCGCTCTGCGGCACCGTCCCAGGCTACTGGTTCACGGTCTTCCTCATCGATCGCATCGGCCGGTTCACCATCCAGTCCATCGGGTTCCTCTTCATGTCGGTGTTCATGTTCGCCCTAGCCATACCGTACCACCACTGGACCCTCAAGGAGAACAACATCGGGTTCGTGGTCATGTACGGGCTGACCTTCTTCTTCGCCAACTTCGGGCCCAACAGCACGACCTTTGTCGTCCCTGCCGAGATCTTCCCAGCCCGGTTCAGGTCGACGTGCCATGGGATCTCAGCAGCCTCAGGGAAGGCCGGCGCCATCGTGGGCGCCTTCGGGTTCCTGTACGCATCGCAGAACCAGGACAAGGCCAAGGCCGACCCGGGGTTCCCCGCTGGGATCGGGATGAGGAACTCATTGATCGTGCTCGCGGTGATCAATCTGCTGGGTTTGTTCTTGACTCTTCTCGTGCCTGAATCCAAAGGAAAATCACTCGAGGAAATGTCGCAGGAGAATTGTGAAGAGGCTGAGAATCAAGCCAAGAACGGTCCTGCAATCGTCTAG